The proteins below are encoded in one region of Pseudomonadota bacterium:
- the dusB gene encoding tRNA dihydrouridine synthase DusB, which translates to MQQEATPRPPAELKPLLLGPLRIWPPVVLAPMAGVTNHPFRTLCRRFGAGLYVSEMITARALVEGNDKTWRLASFGPEEATRSLQLCGVDPGSVGRAVGRLVAASEVDHIDLNFGCPVRKVTRKGGGAAIPLKPRLLRNIVSSAVRAAGSVPVSIKVRIGIDERYRTFLEAGRIAQEEGCAAVGLHARTAAQLYDGPACWEAITELKSALRHIPVLGNGDIWEAEDALRMMHETGCDGVIVGRGCLGRPWLFRDLADVFEGRVPSDPPNFGVVKEIAQEHARLLCEWLGEAAAMRAFRKHSIWYTKGFHRAASVRPQLMLVNTLEQLSLVLGSLDASEPFPPGAAHLPRGKRGGRQRVVLPPGYLEQLDDATPPEAEAEAAVSGG; encoded by the coding sequence ATGCAGCAAGAGGCAACCCCACGCCCGCCCGCAGAGCTCAAGCCGCTGCTGCTGGGGCCGCTGCGGATCTGGCCACCCGTGGTGTTGGCGCCCATGGCAGGGGTTACGAACCACCCGTTCCGAACCCTTTGCCGGCGCTTCGGTGCGGGCCTGTACGTGAGCGAGATGATCACCGCTCGCGCGCTCGTAGAAGGCAACGACAAAACCTGGCGCCTCGCTTCCTTCGGTCCGGAGGAAGCCACGCGCAGCCTGCAGCTGTGCGGAGTCGATCCCGGCTCGGTGGGTCGCGCCGTCGGGCGCCTCGTGGCCGCGTCCGAGGTGGATCACATCGACCTCAATTTTGGTTGTCCGGTGCGCAAGGTAACCCGGAAGGGCGGCGGTGCTGCTATTCCGCTCAAGCCCCGCTTGCTGCGCAACATCGTGAGCTCCGCCGTGCGCGCGGCCGGCTCCGTACCGGTGAGCATCAAGGTCCGGATCGGCATCGACGAACGCTACCGCACGTTTCTCGAGGCGGGACGCATCGCGCAAGAAGAAGGTTGCGCGGCGGTTGGCCTGCACGCCCGGACGGCGGCGCAGCTTTACGACGGTCCGGCGTGCTGGGAGGCCATCACGGAGCTCAAGAGCGCGCTGCGTCACATTCCCGTGCTGGGCAACGGCGATATCTGGGAGGCCGAAGACGCGCTACGCATGATGCACGAAACCGGGTGCGACGGGGTCATCGTGGGGCGCGGCTGTCTGGGGCGCCCGTGGTTGTTTCGCGACCTGGCCGACGTGTTCGAGGGCCGCGTTCCAAGCGACCCGCCCAACTTCGGTGTGGTCAAGGAGATCGCCCAGGAGCACGCACGACTGCTGTGCGAGTGGCTGGGCGAGGCCGCTGCGATGCGCGCGTTCCGCAAGCACAGCATCTGGTACACCAAGGGCTTCCACCGCGCCGCCAGCGTCCGGCCCCAGTTGATGCTGGTGAACACACTCGAGCAGCTGAGCCTGGTGCTTGGGTCGCTGGATGCTTCCGAGCCCTTTCCGCCCGGCGCCGCCCACTTGCCCCGGGGCAAGCGGGGCGGGCGCCAGCGTGTGGTACTGCCGCCCGGCTACCTCGAGCAGCTCGACGACGCGACCCCGCCCGAAGCCGAGGCAGAGGCCGCGGTCTCTGGCGGGTGA